The genomic interval CACGCGGCGGTGTTCTATCGTCGCGACAGAGTCAAAGCGTTGGACACGTCGACATTCTGGCTTTGCGAAACCCCCGACAAACCCGGTGTGCTGGGCTGGGACGCCGTGTGCGCTCGGACGGTTTCCTGGTTGAGACTGCAGGACATTTCGTCCGGCACGGAGTTCGTATTCGCGAACACGCATTTTGATCATCGTGGCTCAACGGCTCGGCTGGAAAGTGCAAACATGGTGTCCAAACGTGTGGGCCAACTACCCGAGAACACTCCATTCATTTTGCTCGGCGATTTCAACTGCCGCCCAGACTCAGAGCCGTACAAGGCATTGGTTGCCGCCGGGCTTGCGGACGCACGTTCGGCCGCTGTCGTTAAATTGCCCGGACCGAACAGTACCTGGAACGGTTTCAAAGCGATCGCGCCGGGGCAGACCATCGACCACGCGTTCGTGAGCGGGCCGGTCACCGTGACGGAATTTCAGATTCACGATCCCAAGACAGCGGCTGGACGCTTTGCCAGCGACCACCTGCCCATCCGTCTTGCGATTCGCTGGGACCACCTGGGTAAACCGTAGCGGTTCCTGGGCACCAAGCGTTTTGCGGCGGTCGCGTCACCTCGTACTGTCGCATGGCCTATTGAGAAACCGACAAACTCTTCGGGGCTCTCAGTCGATAACGACACGACGGATTCTGTTTGTCGCCTCCTATCCAAATGAGATCTCTTATGCCATTCCTGCGCGGTAGCCTTGGGTTTGAACGATTCAGCGTCACCGGATTTGACGCTGACGCTTTCGGGGACGAACACATCGAAATCTTGGCCCAGCATGCCGCGGGAAAGTTTCAAACGGCCAACACCGAAAACGTTCACGTCGGATTCTTGGGCGGCGAACACTTGTTCGATCAAGATTTCTCGCTCGAAAAGAATGTGATCAACAACGCGCTTCACTGCTCCGTCCGTATCGACACGAACAAGATTCCCGCAGCGATTCGCGCCGCGTGGATGCAAATGGAACTTGCCGGAATGGCAAAGGATAGCGAGGACGGGACGGTCACCAAAGCACAACGCAAGGAAGCCAAGGAAGCAGTCGAGCAGCGTTGTGAAGTCGAGGCGGAATCTGGCAAGTATCGAAAGATGCAGTACTTTCCCTTTCTCTGGGATTTCGATCAAGAACTCCTGTACTTCGGCGGCAGCGTCGGAAACGCCAGCGGTCTCTGCATGGACTTGCTGGAAAGCAGTTTCGGCGTCGAACTGCGTCACATCGGCGCCGGCACCGTCGCGCAAAACTGGGCGGTCGACGCAGACCGATACGCGGAAGTCGACGACTTGTTGCCCATCAGCTTCGTTTCACAGTTCGTTCAAGGAAGCCATACTTGGGCGAACGAGCACTCGCAAGCTCCCGACTTTCTCGGTAACGAGTTTCTGATGTGGCTCTGGTGGTACCTTGAAAACGAAAGCGACACCATCAAACTGGCCGACGAATCGGAAGTCACCGTGATGCTCAACAAGACACTCGCCCTGGAGTGCCCCAACGCAGAGTCCGGTAAAGAATCGATCACTGCGGAGTGCCCCACCAAGCTGCCCGAAGCCTTGCAGGCCATTCGCAGTGGCAAGCTGCCTCGCAAGACCGGGATGACGATGATCAGCGATGGACGTCAGTTCGATTTGACTTTGCAAGCTGAGCGTTTTGCAATCAGCGGTGCAAAGATCCACTTGGACGACGATGAGGAGTTCACCGACGAAGATCGCATTGATGCGATCCGCTTGCTGAGCCAGTCCACCGACATGCTGTTTCACGTATTCTGTGATCTGCGATCAGGAAAACAGTGGAAAGGCATCGAGAAAAAGATCAGCAAATGGATCGCCGTCGCCGAGCCGCAAGGCCAAAAAGCGGCCGCGTGACGTCGCCGGCGGGGCTAGCCAGGAATATTCACGCAACTCACTACAGTTATCGCAACACGTTTGAGTGAAACGACTTGCGCGGATTGGCAGGAAAATAGCCTGCGCAGATCAGCCGGAACGCGATAGCGTCCGGTTCTTGCACCTCAACTCGAAATCCGGACGCTTTTAAGAACGTCAAGTTTACGACAGAAGTTTAACGCCTCATTGTAGGGGCACCATCGTATGCTCCAATGGCGTGAAAACGGCCGGAATTCATGCCTGGAACCGGCGGGATGATTGCCGATCAGGGCAAAGGAAACGATACTTGGGGAAATGCAGCGCAGGTCCAAATGGCCCTCCGCTGAGATCACGCCGCCGTGATCCTGCTGCTGTGATCCCGCCCCACCCGTTTCCTCATGGGACAAACCATGCCATCCATTGAACGCTTTGCCGTTTTGCTAAGCCTCGCCGCTCTTCTTGCCACGTCAGCTTTCGCCGATGACAACTGGCCCACCTTTCGCGGTGCGCAACGCACCGGAGTTTCAACCGATACCGGGCTGCTGAACAGCTGGCCCAAGGGCGGCCCGGAACTGATCTGGACGGCGACGGGTGCCGGCCGTGGTTACTCCAGCGTCGCAATCGACGATGGAAAACTTTACACAATCGGTGACGCTCCATCGACCGCCAGCGATGACGATGAATACCTTGTTTGCTTTGACGTCAAATCCGGTCAGCAGCTTTGGAAGAGCAAGACCGGTGCACCTTGGACCAGCGGCCAAGAATCTTGGCAAAGCTCTCGTAGCACGCCAACCGTCGACGGCGACCATGTCTATGTGCTGACCGCCCACGGTGATCTGATCAAGTTCACGACCTCGGGTGATGAAGTCTGGCGAAAGAACTTGAAGGACGACTTCGCTGGCAAGAAAGCAGACGGATGGGGGTACAGTGAATCGGTTCTGATCGATGGTGACAAACTGGTTTGTACTCCAGGCGGCGAAACCAACACGATGGTTGCACTGAACAAGAATACCGGTGAAACGATCTGGTCAACTTCGCGCCCGGAGGATCGAGGTGCCGGACACGCATCGATCGTCATCTCCAACGTCGGCGGCACTCGCGTCTATGTCCAGACCACCGGCTCGGGAGCGATGGGTGTGCGAGCTGATGACGGCAAGCTGCTCTGGACTTACGACATCAAGAAAACAACCGCTGTGATCCCGACACCGATTGTGAAGGACGACTTGGTGTTCTTCTCCGCAGGCTATGGCACCGGCGGTACGCTCGTCAAACAAGTGCCCACGTCCGATGGCGTTGATGCCCAAGAAATTTATCCCACGACTCCCGATCTGGGAAACAAGCACGGCGGAATCGTCTTGGTCGGCAACTATCTTTACGGCGACTCCGACGATCGCGGCATCCCCTTCTGTGCCGACCTGATGACCGGCGAAATCAAATGGAAATCTCGTGGCGCGGGAAAGAAATCCGCCAGCGTGACCGCCGCCGATGGCAACGTCTACGTTCGCTTCAGCAACGGCGTCGTGGCGCTCGTCAAAGCGTCTCCAGAGGGCTACGAAGAACTTGGCAGCTTCACCACACCGGGCAGCGGCGACCGGCCCAGTTGGTCACACCCCGTAATCTTTGACGGAAAACTGTTCCTTCGCGAAGGCGACCAGGTGCTCTGCTACAACCTCAAAGGTTAGTGGGCGGGTTGATCGAGTCACGACGCGAATGGAAAGACCGTAGCATGGGCTGGTGCAAAACAGTCTGCGGAAATCAGCCGCCACGCAATAGCGTCCGGTTCTCACGCCCTGTCCAATGACACCTCTCCCAAGGAACTTGGGGGAGGTCGAGCTTAGCCGTCCAGGCGAATGCGAGGGAGGGGCCGGTCTGCGCAAGTGAGCGTTTGGGATTGGCAATACGTTTTCCGGGGCACGCTATCGATTTGGAAAATCGAGCGACAATTGTCGTTCGACTTTCCAAGTCGAAAACGAACACCATCAAACGCTTTGATCCGCGACTCAAATCTGACACCTCCCCCAAGGAACTTGGGGGAGGTCGAGCTTAGCCGTCCAGGCGAATGCGAGGGAGGGTGGCGGTCTGCGCAAGTGAGCGTTTGGGATTGGCAATACGTTTTCCGGGGCACGCTATCGATTTGGAAAATCGAGCGACAATTGTCGTTCGACTTTCCAAGTCGAAAACGAACACCATCAAACGCTTTGATCCGCGACTCAAATCTGACACCTCCCCCAAGGAACTTGGGGGAGGTCGAGCTTAGCCGTCCAGGCGAATGCGAGGGAGGGGCCGGTCTGCGCAAGTGAGCGTTTGGGATTGGCAATACGTTTTCCGGGGCACGCTATCGATTTGGAAAATCGAGCGACAATTGTCGTTCGACTTTCCAAGTCGAAAACGAACACCATCAAACGCTTTGATCCGCGACTCAAATCTGGCACCTCCCCCAAGGAACTTGAGGGAGGTCGAGCTTAGCCGTCCAGGCGAATGCGAGGGAGGGTGGCGGTCTGCGCAAGTGAGCGTTTGGGATTGGCATTACGTTTTCCGGGGCACGCTATCGATTTGGAAAATCGAGCGACAATTGTCGTTCGACTTTCCAAGTCGAAAACGAACACCATCAAACGCTTTGATCCGCGACGCAAATCTGACACCTCCCCCAAGGAACTTGGGGGAGGTCGAGCTTAGCCGTCCAGGCGAATGCGAGGGAGGGGCCGGTCTGCGCAAGTGAGCGTTTGGGATTGGCAATACGTTTTCCGGGGCACGCTATCGATTTGGAAAATCGAGCGACATTCGTTCGAAGGCTGTGTCCAGGGCGCACCTTCATCCGAAAACCGCGCAGCTATCCGGCATTGAGCCGCCAGATCGTGAAGTTCAGCACGCTGGCGAAGCTGACCCAGGCGAGATACGGAATCATCAACGAGCCAGCGATTGTTGACCGTTTCAGAAACGCAGTCGTCGTCGCAACAATCGCCAGCCAAAGGATCAGTATCTCAGCGAACGCCCAACCAGGTTGGTGCAATCCAAAGAAGATCCATGACCAGGCGATATTTAATGCCAACTGCAGGACGAACAGTCCGAGAGGTGTTTTCGAGTCCTTGAGCCCATTGGGCAACCAAACGATCCACGCCGCGATCGCCATCATCACATAAAGGGTCGTCCAGACCGGACCGAACACATAGTCGGGCGGATTCCAAGTCGGCTTCTCGATCGTCTGATACCAGCCCTTGATCTCCGACGTGGTCGCCACGGCACCGAGCCCACCTGCGCCGAGACAGACCACCAGAAACACCGCCAGCCCAACCCAACGAACACCCCCCGTCATGTCCTGCTCCCGATCATGCTACGTTCCTCGCTGCCATAAAAACACTTAACCGTCACTCAACATCCCACCTAACACAGTACGGCATCGAAAAGCCACCAAACACCCTTTCATTCACAGCTCCGTAGTGGATCTTGTCAAAGATCCCGTCACACACCGGATCTTGAACAAGATCCACTACACACCGGATCTTGAACAAGATCCACTACAGACGAATGCCTCAAGACTAAGGGCTATTCGATGACAATGGTAGTTACCCAACCCCGCATCGGTTGCAAAGATAAAGCTTGCTTGGTGGTTTGCCCCGTCGAGTGTTTTCACACCGCTTCGTCGCCCATGCCGTCGTAATATTCGCGAGTGTGAATGTATCCCATCTCAGACTACTGACCTTCGATATAACCAATCATGGCCTGAATCGTCTTGGGCTTGCTCAAGGCGCGCGGACCGATCAGTCCCGCAAGTCGATCGACATGCAGCCTTAGATTGGTCTCGATAGCTTTTCGATCGATTGTCATTGGAACAGAAAGAAAGGATCGCTACTAAGAAAACAGCTGCCGAATCCAAAGCCGAAAGAAGCGATCCGTAATGACAAACGAAGATTCCTCTCGTTCAATCAGATCGCTTGATTCGAGAGACTCCGCCGCACGTTGCGAGTTTGAGGCAGTTCGCAACCCGAATCGGCGAGTGAAATCGGATGAAAAAGGCTTGGGCGGAACCTCGCTTTGAGCAAGCCCTCGAAGGAATCGCTGTTCGTTCTTGGTCAGCGACTCCCACAGATTCACGTAGGCATGGCTTTCTCGGCGCAGCAATTCAGCGATGGCAATGCCAAGATGATCGCCATTGACTTCCTCCCCCGCATCCGTCATCGACCAAAGAACGTGGCACAAATGCTGTGTATAAAACGGATGACCTCCCGTCCGCGCACACAGCTCGTCGATCACCGATCGGTCAATCCGCTTTTTCGCGTCTTGAAAACGCTTCAAGATAAACGGCTGCCAATGTTTCGTATCGATCGGACCGATCGGATAATGCATCGCCGATCGGTAGAGGGGACGAGACTCATCGAGAAACATCGACTGCAAAAGATGCTTGCGGCTCCCCAGAAAGATGTAGGCAACATTCTTGTGGTGCTGAATGCTGCTGCGAATTTGCCGCTCGGTCAAATCATCTTCGTAGTCCGTGATCTGCTGAAACTCGTCAAACACCATGACGACGGTCTTCCCCGTTTTTTTCGCAAGCTTTTGCGGTGCGTCCAAGACCTCAATCAGATCCGTCTTCGAGACGGCGCGACCCTCAATTCCGAAATCGATCTTTGGCTGCCCCGAATCATCCAAAGAAACACTGGGCCGCAATCGACCGAAAAGTGATTTACCGACCTCGAGAAGTCGCCTTGTTGTCGTTTCTGCGGCCGAAGAAATTGCCTTTGCGGTGGCCTCCGCAAACGCCGCCGATCCGTCTGTCGGCCACAAATCCACATACACCGATACAAACTGCTTCTTGGGCAACTTACCTAAAGCACGAAGTATCAGTGACGTTTTGCCCATCCTGCGTTCGGCATAGACGAAACAGCGACCTGCCGACTGCATCGTCTCCGTGAGCTCGCCCAGCTCCTGGGATCGATTGCAGAATGCACCATTTCCAACGATACCGCCATACGAAAAAGGATTCATCGCCACCTCCAAATTACGCAGCATGCGTTACGCAGTTTGCGTAATTTAGCGAGGCTTGGCAAGCCCCAAAATCCGACATCAGGCAGATTATCAGTTTATTCCCCCGCTGTCCTCGCCGAGTGTCTGGCAACGCATCGACAACTTTCACAACCCGCACGGCCAATCAAGCGGCTTTGCAAAATCGTCCGCATTGATGTTTTGCCCTCGCTTTCGCATTCAATCGCAATGTTCTGAACAAGTTTACTTTTGCAACTTGCGATCAATCGTAAGGTGGAGCAAGTCGGCGGAGACCGTGGTGGAGGACGCTTCCTCAATGAATGGTGTACTGGATTTCGCCATAAATCCAGTGCGAAAGGAATTCTGACGAATCCCACTACCAAGTGTGCCACCACTAGCCGCAGACGCAAATGCCGCCATCAACCGGATCGTTCTGGAAAGGTCAGGTAGGTTGCCGGCACTGCATCGACGAGCCAGACGCCGTTGGCGGAGAGATAGAGTTTGTGTCCGTCACGGTGCATCGTGCCGGCGGCCATCTGAAGGATGATTGGCTTGCCTCGCCGCGAGCCCACTTTGGTCGCGGTCTCATCATCGGGCGAAAGATGGACGTGGTGGCGAGGTTGAGTTCAACGCCGGATACCGAATGCCCCTGGCTGGCCCGGATTCGCAAACCATCGTCGCTCAAGGCGAAACGTTTCTTGTCATTGTTGGCGACCACTTCATGGATCAGCTCCAGCGAGAGTGATCTTCCAAGGGCGTTTGCTTTGGTGATGATGATCGTGGCCGCATCCTCGCAGTACATCTCGATGCCTTCGGCAACGATGAAGGCCCCGTGATCGTGAGCTTGCTCGAGGAGATGCTCGACGATCAGACAGCAGAACCGATCCATTCATTCGTTTCCAAGTCCGAAAAGGAGATTGTCGGTCACGTGCTCTTCACATCGGTCACGATCAAGCCGGCCGGCGAATCGAATGATGGAGCGACTGCCCACATCCTTGCAACCTTGGCTGTGACCCGCGAGCTGCAAGGTAACGGTATCGGGACGCAACTTGTCAAAGAGGCATTGCTACAACTTGCCGCGGCCGGCGTCCAACTCGTCTTCGTACTCGGCTATCCGAAGTACTACTCTCGCTTTGGTTTTTTCCCCGCCGGCGTGCGCGGGTTCCAAGCTCCGTATCCTATTCCCGAGAAGAACGTAGACGCTTGGATGGTTCTCCAATTGCAAACACATGCGGTCGATTCATTCGAAGGCACGATTCAATGCTGCAAAGCACTAGACCATGAAAAGTACTGGGTCGAGTAATGGACGATTCTGCGTCATTACAACTGAGACCGTTTCGCTCCGGCGATGCAGAGGCATGCCTGGATCTGTTCCGCGATTGCGTTCATCGCGTTAACTCGCGCGACTGCACCGATGACCAGATCGAAGCGTGGGCTTCGCCGACGATCGAGCTGGAATCTTGGCGAGCCAGGTTCGATGACCGCTTTGCTTACGTTGTGATTGAAAATGAAAGTGTCGTTGGCTTCACCGACATGACTCGCGACGGACATCTTGATCGGTTATTCGTATCCGACGACCATCAGGGGCGCGGCATTGCTCGTCGACTTGTCGAGAGGCTATTGAGCGATGCCGCAGAGGAATCGATTCAAGAAATAACGACCGACGCCAGCATCACAGCGAAGCCATTTTTCCTGCGGATGGGATTCAGCGTCGTGCGTGAGCAATCGGTTGAATGCCGCGGAGCGTGGTTGACGAACTATCGAATGCGGCGAGCAACACATGTGGAAGCTAGTTGACTTGACAAGTGCCATCTTCGCATCGCCCCGTCAATCGCAATCGGTTCTTGGCAAAGACGCGATAGCCGATCTCGATTCCATGCGAAATGCCGGGAAGTCGAGTAAGTGCGACAAGAGGCTTTAGACCGATGGCGGCGTAGAGGCGGCGGAACACTTCGACGCCCGTGATCCACTCGCCGCCCGGTAACCGACCTTGGATCTCATCCATGAACTCTTTTTTGGTCATCCCGTAGCTTGCAGAGATGAACGAAGGGTTGGCAATGTCGGTGAACTGAATCCGATGTTTTCGATCAAGTCGACGGAGCAGCTTGATCTCGCGAAGGCAGAGCGGACATTCGCCATCGTAGAAGACTTCAACCTGCCAATCGTTGCCAACGTCGCTGCTCATGAGTCCTTCGTTGCCTCGCTGTCAGTCTCCGATGCGTCCTTCACCGC from Stieleria varia carries:
- a CDS encoding endonuclease/exonuclease/phosphatase family protein, yielding MSIIRVFAASCALASLLFIHPANAAGNDDTAIDNTTNSDTTNESAIRTLQVVSYNIRLATKADGEDYWPHRSDAVSEFIAKWDVIGLQEVTPEQFDDLREQLGGDFDSYGLGREDGVSKGEHAAVFYRRDRVKALDTSTFWLCETPDKPGVLGWDAVCARTVSWLRLQDISSGTEFVFANTHFDHRGSTARLESANMVSKRVGQLPENTPFILLGDFNCRPDSEPYKALVAAGLADARSAAVVKLPGPNSTWNGFKAIAPGQTIDHAFVSGPVTVTEFQIHDPKTAAGRFASDHLPIRLAIRWDHLGKP
- a CDS encoding PQQ-binding-like beta-propeller repeat protein; this encodes MPSIERFAVLLSLAALLATSAFADDNWPTFRGAQRTGVSTDTGLLNSWPKGGPELIWTATGAGRGYSSVAIDDGKLYTIGDAPSTASDDDEYLVCFDVKSGQQLWKSKTGAPWTSGQESWQSSRSTPTVDGDHVYVLTAHGDLIKFTTSGDEVWRKNLKDDFAGKKADGWGYSESVLIDGDKLVCTPGGETNTMVALNKNTGETIWSTSRPEDRGAGHASIVISNVGGTRVYVQTTGSGAMGVRADDGKLLWTYDIKKTTAVIPTPIVKDDLVFFSAGYGTGGTLVKQVPTSDGVDAQEIYPTTPDLGNKHGGIVLVGNYLYGDSDDRGIPFCADLMTGEIKWKSRGAGKKSASVTAADGNVYVRFSNGVVALVKASPEGYEELGSFTTPGSGDRPSWSHPVIFDGKLFLREGDQVLCYNLKG
- a CDS encoding TspO/MBR family protein, whose amino-acid sequence is MTGGVRWVGLAVFLVVCLGAGGLGAVATTSEIKGWYQTIEKPTWNPPDYVFGPVWTTLYVMMAIAAWIVWLPNGLKDSKTPLGLFVLQLALNIAWSWIFFGLHQPGWAFAEILILWLAIVATTTAFLKRSTIAGSLMIPYLAWVSFASVLNFTIWRLNAG
- a CDS encoding AAA family ATPase is translated as MNPFSYGGIVGNGAFCNRSQELGELTETMQSAGRCFVYAERRMGKTSLILRALGKLPKKQFVSVYVDLWPTDGSAAFAEATAKAISSAAETTTRRLLEVGKSLFGRLRPSVSLDDSGQPKIDFGIEGRAVSKTDLIEVLDAPQKLAKKTGKTVVMVFDEFQQITDYEDDLTERQIRSSIQHHKNVAYIFLGSRKHLLQSMFLDESRPLYRSAMHYPIGPIDTKHWQPFILKRFQDAKKRIDRSVIDELCARTGGHPFYTQHLCHVLWSMTDAGEEVNGDHLGIAIAELLRRESHAYVNLWESLTKNEQRFLRGLAQSEVPPKPFSSDFTRRFGLRTASNSQRAAESLESSDLIEREESSFVITDRFFRLWIRQLFS
- a CDS encoding GNAT family N-acetyltransferase, which gives rise to MLAVHLDAFGNDEGPVIVSLLEEMLDDQTAEPIHSFVSKSEKEIVGHVLFTSVTIKPAGESNDGATAHILATLAVTRELQGNGIGTQLVKEALLQLAAAGVQLVFVLGYPKYYSRFGFFPAGVRGFQAPYPIPEKNVDAWMVLQLQTHAVDSFEGTIQCCKALDHEKYWVE
- a CDS encoding GNAT family N-acetyltransferase → MDDSASLQLRPFRSGDAEACLDLFRDCVHRVNSRDCTDDQIEAWASPTIELESWRARFDDRFAYVVIENESVVGFTDMTRDGHLDRLFVSDDHQGRGIARRLVERLLSDAAEESIQEITTDASITAKPFFLRMGFSVVREQSVECRGAWLTNYRMRRATHVEAS
- a CDS encoding thiol-disulfide oxidoreductase DCC family protein; translated protein: MSSDVGNDWQVEVFYDGECPLCLREIKLLRRLDRKHRIQFTDIANPSFISASYGMTKKEFMDEIQGRLPGGEWITGVEVFRRLYAAIGLKPLVALTRLPGISHGIEIGYRVFAKNRLRLTGRCEDGTCQVN